The Lutra lutra chromosome 10, mLutLut1.2, whole genome shotgun sequence genome contains a region encoding:
- the LOC125079854 gene encoding olfactory receptor 8K3-like, whose product MNKQNLTVLTEFILMGITDRPELQAPFFGLFLIIYTVSVMGNLGMIILTNVDSRLQTPMYFFLRHLAFIDLGYSTAVGPKMLVNFVTNQNTIPYNWCATQLSFFILFIISELFILSTMAYDRYVAICNPLLYTIIMSQRVCWILVAVPYVYSAFLSLIITIKIFMSSFCGHNVIRHFYCDNLPLLTLVCSSSRDIELIILIFSAFNLVSSLLIVLVSYILILMAILRMNSAEGRHKVFSTCGSHLTVVVVLYATLFFMYVQPKSSHSFDTDKIASVFYTLIIPMLNPMIYSLRNKEVKSALHRIWKNLHRLPTWNAT is encoded by the coding sequence atgaacaaacaaaatctaacaGTGCTAACAGAATTCATCCTAATGGGAATCACAGACCGTCCAGAGCTGCAGGCTCCCTTCTTTGGGCTCTTCCTCATCATCTACACAGTCTCAGTAATGGGCAACCTGGGCATGATCATCCTCACCAACGTGGATTCCAGGCTCCAAACacccatgtatttctttcttagaCACCTGGCTTTCATTGATCTTGGTTATTCAACTGCTGTGGGACCCAAAATGCTGGTAAATTTTGTAACTAACCAAAATACAATCCCCTACAATTGGTGTGCTACACAGCTGTCTTTCTTCATCTTGTTCATCATCAGTGAGCTTTTCATTCTGTCCAcaatggcctatgaccgctatgtggccatctgtaacccTCTGCTCTACACAATTATTATGTCGCAAAGGGTGTGCTGGATTCTGGTAGCAGTCCCTTATGTCTAcagtgcttttctttctctgataatTACCATAAAGATTTTTATGTCATCCTTCTGTGGCCATAATGTCATTAGACACTTTTACTGTGACAATCTTCCCTTGTTAACTTTAGTTTGCTCAAGCTCACGTGATATTGAGTTGATAATACTGATCTTTTCAGCATTTAATTTGGTTTCATCCCTTCTGATAGTGCTAGTGTCTTACATCCTAATCCTTATGGCCATCCTTAGGATGAACTCTGCAGAGGGCAGGCACAAGGTCTTCTCTACCTGTGGTTCTCACCTGACAGTGGTGGTTGTATTATATGCAACACTATTCTTCATGTACGTGCAACCCAAATCCAGTCATTCTTTTGATACCGATAAAATCGCCTCTGTATTTTACACTTTGATAATACCTATGCTGAATCCCATGATCTACAGCTTGAGGAACAAAGAGGTAAAAAGTGCCCTGCATAGGATTTGGAAAAATCTGCACAGACTACCTACATGGAATGCAACATAG